AGCACAGAGATGAGAGATACATTATTACCCAGTCTACAAGTCCAAGAAGAGCACCAGCAAAGCATAAAAACTAGCGCATCTCTCATGCAGAATAACCCATTCATAGCTAAAAACATTGAACATTCCTACGCTCAGATGACAACCCCCCAAATTACGCCAGAAGCTGACGACACCGCCAAGGTAAAGAAGAGAACCCATATGTTTGAATCGATGCCGTttgacaaaatcaaacaacagaACAAGGACCAAGTGGAGACGATGGTGGAGACGCTGAAGGAATCTCTGACCTCTCTTCATCAATTTAATGTCATACGGGCAGATGGCGCAATAATCGAGGTGAACGAGACCATGAGAGCTAAAAAGGCCAAGTACACATTATCAGAGAGTGCAGCTACGATAAAGTATGATGAAGTGTCGGAGGGTAATTTCCAAAACTTCCTACTCCAATTGCTACCCCGAGCAAATCTAAGGCCGCAGGTCACTTACCTAATGGAGGCCTACAATGGAAGCATTAACAGCACATTAGTCAATGTGCCAGTGCACCAACATCAGTTCACTGGCACCCAAGACCTAGAATGTAACACTATCAATGTGGTTCAAGTTGTGGAGGATATTCTTAATCAAGACAACTCTCTAAGGAAAGGAGCGATCATTCAGGAGACGGATGAGAAATCTGCAGATGTTGTCATTTACTCCCTTTACAAGTTCTCAGATGAGAAAGACTTGAGGCGATATTGCCCTCAAGATTATTTGGTAAAaacggatgaaaaaaaatcaccctcaATCTCTGCAGACACTCCCTGTCAAGGATCAGTCAACCGTGAAGAAACAATGAAGGGAAATGTGAAACTATTTAGAAGTTGTATCGAAAAGGGGGACCTGGAGTACCTAAAAACTCTACAGGCAAAGTCAATGTCTGAAGAGCAGGAAGGTTCTCTTAAACAAACAATGGGACAATGCACAGGTATTGATCCTGAACAAAGACGTGGTCTTGACGATGACGGTACACCAGAGTTGGCAACAGTGGATGTAAAGAGCCTGAGAAACATGTTCTCTGAAGATCAAAGACAAAGTCAGTCCAATTTCACTGCAGGTTCAAGCTCAAATTCTCTTATAGGACCAAATGTGACCTTTGAAAATATCCAATCATCTACAAAGAAAGACAATGACGTTTCCAGTGAAATTCATGAAGATAAACTTCTCCAGTTTAGTAGCCAATCTCAAGAATCAATAAACGCTCCCATGTTAGAAAAAATTGGGACATTGTGCGGCAACAAAGCCCAGGCTGACCTCATCAAAGTGGTAGATGATAATGAAATGTCTAACCCTGAAACTGCTACCAATAGCATCCAAGCCGATACAATGGAAGCACAATCTCTACATCAGTTATCACAAGAAAAGCATAACTCCAAATCAGTAGAATCCACTGAGAAACCAGAAATCTCAGCGCCTGATACAAATTCCCAACTAAAACAAAAGGAGGATAATACGCCACCTCAAAAGAGTAAAAAATCTGAGGAGCATGGTTGGAGTACTAATTCTGCTAATTCTGCATTGgacattcaaaatgaaataaactgCCTTAACCAAAATGTTTCAAAGGAAAAGCACACTGCTAAAAGCCTTGTAAATATAAACAGCACAGAAGATGTCCCACTACAACAATTCCAAGCCACTGTGGTTTCTCCATATGGTTCAGAGACACAACAAGAGGAAGAAGTTGTTTTTGAAGGCAAGCTCAAAGCAGCATTGGACTCCCTGGAGCGATCCAACATTAATGTTACAAGAGGAGATTTTAAAGCTGCGATGATATACCGAAATGCCTCAAGACCTCCCAAAGAAAGGCCAAAAACCGCAGGTGAAGTTTCATCTGACAAAGCAATCAATCAAGAAAATTGTACAACAGGATCCCCGACTCAACCTAGACTAGATAATGTTTCAGAAGAGAAAACAACTGCAAACGCTACATCAATAATTACGGCTACACAGAAAAACCTAAGGCCGATTGGACCAAAGCCAGCCATCCCTCCAAAACCTGAGCATTTGAAGGTCAAACAACAGAGAAAAGAACTAACAAATGCAGAAAAAGACTCAAATGTCACAGATACCGACAAACTAACTCAAAATTTGTCTAATGTAACAACAGGAAAAGAAGAACGTGATGTAGAGAGTCAGAGAAAGTTGAGTAGTGAACTACAAAAGCCTCGTGAACAACAGATGGCAGTGGAAAGGTCTGACAGAGATCAACAACAAGTAGACATCAAATCCCTGGAAAATGTCTCCCAGGATATCCTGATCATAAAGAAAACCTGTGAAGAAGACCATAGAGATTGCAATGAGACAAGCAAAACACTGGGTGGCACAAATGATCTTTCAAAAATGAGACCGCCTATGAAACCAAAAAGAGTAAAAATATCTCAAAATGACTACAAAATGTCAGACATTTCTACACAGGTAGGTTCAGAACCACAATCCCCGCTTGTCAGTAGCCAACTTGAACAAAAAGATGACAAACACGGGCAAGGAAATAAGGAGGAAGGCAAAGTTGAGTTGAGGGCAAAGAGGGGAAGGATGGAAACCGAGGATGAACGGCGTCAACGTCTGTCGATCCACATGGATGAGATCATGCGTGGCAATATCGGGGCAGCCATGGAAATTTTTGACAACTTGCGGAAGCAAGAAGAGCTGCGGGTCATCCTCAGTCGGGTCGAAGAGATTGAACAGGACACCAGTAAAGTTGATGTGAGGTCACTGAGAAATGCATTTGAGGAAGTCCCTGACTGGGTTGTCTCCCCGAACAAAAAGAAGCCAaagcaggagaaaaaaacagaacgCAAACAAGAGACCACACCATTGTCAGCAAGCGTGAATAAGTCCTCGATGGCACATATTTTTGGAGATCTAGAAAGAGCCAGTGAGGAAATTATCACTCTTAAAGAACAGACTTTAGCCCGGCTTATTGACATCGAGGAAGCCATAAAAAAGGCTCTTTATTCTGTCTCAAGTTTAAAATCTGAATCTGATATTGCTGGTCTATCATCCCTATTTCAAGAGTCATTAGGAAGTGTGCAAGGATCCTCTGTGCCTGGAAACATTAGCAAAATAAGCATAGGATCAAGCAAAACTAAATCCTTGCATGTGACAGAAGGCGCCACAGCGCTATCAAGCGGCCAGAATACAAACACCGCAATAACCCCAAGGCCCAGAGAAGGTCTCCCATGCTCGCCCGCTTTTATCTCCATCGAATCCGTTGCCAAAAAATCTGATAAACCAGAGCCAGTGCCTCAAGAGGACACAATATGCCCGACTTACCAGCACAGCCCGCAGAAATACTGCTCGACCAAAACGGTTGAATGTAACAGCCCTGCTCTAAACAGAAAAAAGCCCAACGGCTCCTATCCGCAACGAGAAATCAGCGTGCTCGAGGTGCAAACAGACACAGATGGGAGTCGGATCTCCTGTGCCAAGACAGTCAAGGAAAACTACGAAAGGTTGGACGCCCACGGCAACAGGATTTACTCGTCGACCACCTCCACTTTTGTCACCACTCCGCCTGAGACCACTATGACATCAACCGAAATGATAGTGACCAGGCCATTTCTGCATCACGTCACCACATACCCAGAAATGTTGCTGCCCGTCAAGCCAAATCCTTAATTTGAGAACACTATGCGTTTTGATGGTTGTTGTGTACAGAAATGTCAGTTTTTTACGACAGATAATTAGATGGATAAAACATTGAGAtgcattgttgttgtttattgacAAATATAGAAGATTGGTTTTCACGTACCTGTCTCGCTGTCTCTTCAGTTCCATCCGAGTGATCAAGAGACATGCTCAGCCTGTTTGAAGCCAGTTTATCCCATGGAAAAAATGAGCACTGACAAATACACTTTCCACAAAAGTTGCTTCTGCTGTAAAATGTGCAAGAAAACACTGAGGTGAGATGTTGGAACAAGGCAGAAATCAATTGCATAATCAATATAAAGCATTGCACAAGAAAACGTCACTCATTTGCAAATCATTACGAATTTGACAATAATATGGGACATGCATCTGGTTTGATTACCTTGAATGATTGTGGGGgggaaataaatcatttttcagGATGTGGTGGTGGAATTTCCCACTTTAATTGTTCTCAGATCTGTTTTTCAAAGCTTTGGCTGCCAGTGTCATCCATGCAGCCATTTTTAGAATGTTTGTTCTCATCCATCCATAGTGACGGGTTGGATTCATCATCCAGTGATCGCCAGAAAAGTGCTTTTGCTTAATATAGCAAGGATAATGTTCAAAAGtctgttgaagaaaaaaacaatattaaaaagaTGTAGTTGTAAGACAGGAAGATGCCATTCCAACCACAAAAACTCTGAACTTTTAGCAACAACTTGATCTCTCATGTTAGCTACTACACTACTGAATAATCCAAACAAACAGAAATGAATTAAACTTGGATTACTTTGCTGCGTTTATTTAGTCCCTATTTCATAAAAGGTGAAAAGTCTTACCTCTTACAAATGAAGACTTTAGTAACATACCTGTAATGAATTGGTTTAACATGCTTTCTGCCCTCTCGCAAAATGTTTGATCTTCGAATACTAAAGTGGCGGAGACATCGATGTTAAGAATGCTGGATTAGAAACCCTGAAATTACAGTTTTTATTATGATCGTAAGGTTAAATAACATTAATTGctaataaatatagaaaaacaAGATAATCAACTATACCTGGCGAAATGACTACCATGAGCCGAATGTTATCATCAGCGGTGGTACGTTCAAGAACATAGGATAACGCACATTCACCCGCCTTATGCGGATGTTGTTTAACGTAAATATGTTATCAGAAGATACATTTCCTCTCAATAATAAAGTTATACATAGTACAATTATTAACCTATATTTAACATACCCTATCTCATAAGATTATAACGAGGTCAATATTATTATAAGTAGTAAATAGTGTATATTACGATACCATCGGTAACATAGTGATCACTTCAGGTTCTCAGGTTATAATCCGCCTTTTGCCCAATTTCAACTgagataggatccagcacccccgagacACTTGTGAGGATGCTTGCTACTGAAAATTAATGGGGGAAAATTGTCTTGTGAACGCACATTAACATGACTTCTACTCAATTTGTAGCATGATCAATTTTGCACCTTTATATGGGGAATTCTACTGCATATTCCACTACCGACAACTATTCCAAAGGAAAGGAAATTACGACGAGGGTTTTGGACACTCGCAGCACAAGAACCGATGGCTTCTTGTTAAAAACTCCGATGCTTAAATAATAATCCTACTGTTGTGACAACGTGAGTAAACACTGTCATGCTGATCATGATCATTTATTATCACTATTCAGCAATACTAACTCTCTTTTCAGGGGATGGTGACAATGACAACACAGTATAAAGACAGAAAACCCTAGAAATTGCAACAAAATTTCAAATACTAAATCAAAAGATGACCGtatgtatgtcttttttttgttactgaACAAAGTAGTAGAATTAATtcaagtgattatttttttgtctactGTCTCTAAATCCAATATCAGTCTTAAAAAattctaataaaaaatatatgctgATCTTCTGAGTTTCTTTTcgtcaaatatatattttttaatcttgctTAAAAACCAACCTTTCACACACAGACCAGATCCAGAAATTATTAGTAATATGTATTTGGGTCtgggtattatttttttcaacagtggTCTCCAAATTATGATTTTACAACCCAAAATTAGTACCATGGCCACAAAATTGCAACCCCCCactaaaatataaaaagaaatagcatcttaaatcttaaaaaaaacaagctgacTTGGACCTTTGATTTATTAAGTTAAATGTACAAAAGATGAATGACATGATAtaggttttcttttctttttttggctttctcattcagacaaaaacaaaagtgtcCTGGTCAAAAGCCTCATATAGAGACAATCATCCAAACCCTGGTCTAAGTCACATTACAATCGACTGTGGAACAGTTTGTCTCAATGTGTCTTCAAAATGTCATATAAAAGTGCAGAACAATATGTATTTacagaatatatatatagttattttatcTTAAATCCATATAAAAGACTATCAGGAAATTGTTCCAAGCAGATAAGGCACAGACGCGCGTTAAGTAAAAACATTTGATCGCTTATTTTCAAAAGTGCCAAACTACCCCCTTCCCTTTTGGGGGGCTAATTTGCTTGTTTTCATATACAACGTTGGAAGGAAAGTAACGTAAAGGCAATGACGTGATTGAACTTGGATTGCATCAAATTTGGAAGCTGCCGTCAACGTACAAGGCAGCGAGGAAAACAAAACactgttgaaggctgagctgaaACTCAACAAGATTTGAATGTGCTCCAACATTCTCTTTGGCCACTTGTCAGCAGACTGGAAAGGATGTGATGATACGCATAACGAGAGTTGTTTCCAGTATTGCTGTGAAAACTGTTTAAAACTcacatgttaaaaaaacaatagaaaaataaCTATTGATTATCCGGCGtgtcgggtaaaaaaaaagtggcgtcttatcaaaaagtgcaatgTACAATCCTCAAGGTGACCCCTCAGGTATGTTCAAACCCAATATAAGACATTATCGTCGATATTTCGCATCGGAACGGTAACCGAAGCGCGAGCCCATCCGTATGAAAAAGGAATGCAGAGTAAAGCCCTGTTATATTGAAAGCAACCGATTTTGAGTAAAAGGCACCGGTGGAGAAATGTTCTTCTGTTTGCAGATTTATCAAGGTACTATGTTGAAGTGTGTTGAGGAGCTTCATCATCGGTGACTTGGTTGAATTCTGCCACTCCTGCCCTTGTCGACTGCGTGAAAGCGCATTGCAATATCGCTTTACGgcgtgttttcattaaaaataatacgTGCCGTTTTTCTGGTCTTGGCTCCGATGCGGCTATTTGGCAGGTTCTCCGAGGCTCTTATCGTATTGTAAGGCTTGACTACAAACAGGAAACACGGAatgagttttttgttgttgtttttttgcgttgCTGTATAAAAATATCGCCTGCCAATTGAGTAGCGCTTTCAGTTCAACCACAGCCAATCAAGGCTGCTCTTTTTGCAGGGTAAGCGTTCGTTCGTTCACTCTGGCGTCTGGGCGCCCAGTCATTTGGGGCCGAAGCCGCTCTGGACGAACGGGTGTCCGAGTAGGACGTCGGCGGTGGGCCGCCATTTCTCCTCCACGAAGACCTGGCGTAGAAAGTCCCGGCAGGCGTCGGACACGCCTTCCGGCAGCGCCGGTTTTGTGGGTTGCGTGGCGATCTTAAAGATGGCTGCCATGGCCTCGTACTCGGCCCACGGGGGCTTCTGGGTGAGCATTTCGACCACTGTGCACGCTACGCTCCTGAAGACAACAGAGCAAAAACGTGTTTCAAAAATTACTGGGTGCACATTTGAGGAAATGGAATAacagtttttttggaatgtggtagcaAATGTGGAAAACAGCAGATGGCGATCTAGTTCCTTCTAAAAGCCTAAATTCCTATTGGCTCAGTACCCTTCTGGGCCAGAACTCctttcaatgtctttttttccccccaattatGGCTCATACGTTTTTGGTAACAGCTCAACTGTGAGGCAGGCATCTTACCAGACGTCTGCCTTGCGTCCGTATCCCTCGCCGTTGATGACTTCAGGGCTCATCCAGTATGGCGTGCCAGTGACTGACTTAATGCCTGTGCCGGACATACAGATGGTCTGGATGCGTTTGCTGGCCCCGAAATCTCCCAGCTTGACGTTACCAGAGGAGTCCCTCAGGATGTTGGCACCTACGTGGAAGAAAAGAAGCAGAATTCTtatcaatacattttaattttccttTATTTCTAGGTCGGATTAGGTGGGaaatatgcaaaacattgcTAATACATTTGTAGTACTTCAAGAGTAGTATACATGATTACACATTTATGAGAGTAAAGTAGTAGGGCTACAAGAACTACAGTTGTCTTTATGTCATGACAATAATGTCGTAATACTACATGAATACATTAGGATTGCAGGATTACTAGTGGATTAGTATGGGAAGAAAGTTATAACTATACAGTTGTAAATTGATAAGACTATAACAAAACAAAGGGggtaaaaaaaggggaaaaagagataactgtttaaaaaatgacaggatttttttttcattcattttcaacactgttgcgaaattgaaaaattgcatgAAAAACCCTTAAGTAACATTGTGGAACTAATATCGGAAAGTTTAAAGTCACAAGTTATCATACAATGAGGAGCAAGCTGCtatgaaaataaaatcactAAATCATGGTATCATGGTAGAAGCATAACATATACAAATGTAACACTATTAAAGACATTGCAAAGTAAGTTGTGAAGGGAACATTCTCTCAGCCAGTTACGTAAAGTCATAAAGTTACTATTAAAATGAAGCTGGAATGCGTCAGGAGTAAACTGCGGGGGAAATGAACTTATACGCAAATCAATCAATCCTGTCCCCTGGAGATTGTTTCATAGCCAGTACTTAGAGCAACTCTCATGTTACatttccaagtggaaaaatcCCAGCCACACACGCGCTCAAAACAGGCTACCCGCTATCTACTTTTTCCAGGCTAGACGCTACATTTCATGTCAAGTGACTCAAAGGGCTTCTGAACCACTAAACCAAATCATTTCACGTCCGgcattggacttttttttagatGCAGAAGAGCCCCGGAAGCCAATTTTCCAAGCGGAAAATGTGAGAAAGTCCATttcttattaattatttatattttatttttttacctttgatgTCCCTGTGGACAATCATGTTGCTGTGCAGGTAGGAGACGCCTTGCAGGATCTGCCGGCTGTACCTCCTCGTCACCTTCTCCGTCAAAGCCCCGTAGGCTTTCAGTTGGTCTTTTATTGAACCCTGACCACGTTCAAGGATGGCAAGAGGAGGACGAGAAATGCATGAGGGCGGGAGTTCAATGTTTTAGAAAAGACAAGCTTTGAATGTGTGCTTGAAAAGTTCTAACTGGTGCTTTTATGCAATTTGGTACCTGAGTAGCTTTCTAAAAATTTGAAACCATGATTATCTCTGTCAAAGCAGTAAAATggtctttcttttattttctcttggatttaagattgtttttacaaagggtttttaggtcactgtaaaaaaataaaagttgtgaGAGTGAAGTCGTActactacaaaaaataaaatgaggatTCCTAAGTAAATGGCATTTTGCCGTCGCAATtatgtagtctttttttttatctacgTACCCCGGGCATGAACTCCACAAAGATGGTAAGCTTCCTCTGCTCCATGTCGCGGAGGCAACCATAGTACTGCACGATCCTCTCATGACGCAAGTTCTTCAGCAGCTGGATCTCACACTCCAGAGCGTTCACCTCCTACACACAAAATGTGGTGCTCAATGTGGCTTACACTGCTCTACAAGTAAAATgcttcttgaaaaaaaagtagtgAGACTTTACTCAATTTGTGTCATTGAAAAGGTAAAATGAAGTCAAAGGGGGTTGATTTCCTATAGTTTTAtggatatgaaaaaaaagcgtcttatagtccggaaaccCCGCTTTTTAAGATCGCTCACCTTGCTAGTGTCCTGACAGTCAGGGTCAAAGGGCACCTGCTTGGCGGCCAGTTCCCGACCCGTGTCGGCGTCGTAGCAGAGGTAAACCTCGCCGAACGCACCGCGCCCCAACAGCTTCCCCTGCCGCCAGTTGACTGGCGCCCGTGGTGCTgcgttgacaaaaaaaaaacgataacgCATTGGTCTTGAACACACTTCTGCTATATGTCAAGCActtgtacagttaaaaaaaagaaaaaagaaaagctaaCATACACTTGGCGGTGCCACGCTGGCAGCTTTTGTCTGCATTGCGTCCCAGTGTCCTCATCTCTGCGTACTGGAGGCCGACCCCGCTGTCGCCATTATAGCTGCGTGTGCGGCTAGAGGGAACCAGCTGGAAAAGGTTTTCCTGCGGCATGAAGCTGCGCGGAAGTGTCCTGCGACCTACGAGAAAAGAAGCATTGGACACGTTAACCATTTTTGACGTTACGACTGTGCGCGTATTTGCTTTACAGGTGCCTCTCGGCCAAGCGGAGGCGCTCCAGTTCCCTCGCTGCCTGTCTTCCTGTCTGAGGGGAAGCCAgggttgttgtgtttttttttaaacatgtccaGGTTTAATAGAGGGCCAATGTAAATCACTGCTTGGGCTGAGAGGCCCCTTTCACACTGCTAACTTGCGGATTTATCTCCTTTTTAACCCAACTGTTTTGGACGTTAGGCCCTTTTGTACTGAGAATTCCAATGGGCAGATCTACATATCTCTGGTCTCCAACTGTGTGCATTTTCACATAGAGATAACAGTCTTGACATGAGGTGGACAGCATCTTCTGTTGTGGTTTGATGCACGATATTAAGAACAGATAATTGGATATTTGTGATACTTACGATCACCATAGTCTTTGCTTCGATTGGGTAACTGGAACTGACGAGGAAAAGTACCACCTTTCCCGTGGCGACCTAAAAGAGGAGACATGCAGATATGACATTTTTAGGCCGAGGTGTATTACTGGATTATGTTGCGTCAAAATTTGAGGTGATACGCAAATTAAAAGACGTGTGACACaggtgtgcattgtgttttgagATTTGAAGCAGGTGGAGTTCCTAAGGAGGAATATAAAGTATAGCTTCGCCTTTAGCGCCGAGCCAAGCCGATCTATAACCCGAGGCAGGTGGAGGATGTATTGACGTAAACGCGCAAAAGAGAAGAGCTGCAAGAGCCACGAGCAATTGAAAGCAGCTGTCAGATGACGCGGCCTGTTCCCCCCCGCACCGCCTCATGTTTGCGGCCATCTCCCATGGCGACagagttattattttttgtgtttggcGGCACTTTGGAGAGGAAAAATTGACTCATGGGGAATGATAAACAAACACTAGAGCGCTCAGCAGGCGCAGATTTACATTAGGCAGAGTGTGAGTACATCTGtacttgcatgtgtgtgtgggggtttgAAAACACGTGCCATACTGAGACTTTTAGTAGGAACTTTCCCAGCAATTCAGCACCTTTTAAGAATATATAAGTGTAAGCCAGGTGCGGTATGTTTTGTAGATTCTTGTTAGAAAAAGTAATGCAGTGCGGagcaacaaaattagaataaattggaattaaaattttaaaaaaaaacactagtaATTGGCGCTACCTCAGCCAAGTGTTTAAAATGGCCTAAAATTAACATTCATAAACAACAACTGTTTTACAGACTACCTATGAAAAGATTCAGAATAATTAATCACTTCTGATatttataatattatttttttacttttatttcttggtttatttaatttaattccgGTGAATTCCCACCTTGTCACGACTCCATGCAAATGACTATATTTTCCAGAAAAATTAAGAAACTGCATGCAATTTTTCCATTATATTATCCTTAACTCtgtaaaaacaattaatttttaTTCATACATCCTTATTGAGAGTCCGCTTTAACCTCTCATTGTGCTATTTCAGTGCAAACTCACCTTTGTATTCGTAGCTGAGGTTCAGGTAATTATTGTCACGGTTATTCTGCGAGAAAGGCGGGCTGCAACGACAAGTAGAGACggatatgaaaaaaatcatttgctaTTCTGCTCGCATATTTCCCCCGCAACTGCCCTTATCTTCAAACGCAGTCTGGCTCCAGTTGCTCCTGAGTGGAGCagagttttcaaaaaataactttttgcgTTGACGCTACAAAGCTTTAACTCTTAACTGATGTGGCTGTCCTGAATTAAACGTGATAAGCCGACCTGTGAGAGCTCAAATTGagcgtggaaaaaaacattcaaaaaggaGGAATATGACAGAAGAAAAGGGTAGGGTTACAAATCTTGTTTTAAGGTCAAATTCACTCCACTTTACGTCTCTGTTAGAACATCTAAGAAAGCTCTGAAATCATCGGAAAAAAGGCTTTGTTTCGGCATTTGAGGGCTCGTGAAGGGAAAAGGAGTGCGCCGATTCTTGTTTGAATGTTACACATGTTATAAACTGCTCCAAAACTATCCAGAAGGTTTTGTTTTGACTTGAGAATGGGAGCATGTGCTGAGATTTGGGACTATGCCAAGGCCGTGTAATATTTCACCACTAAATCTGGCTCTTCCCGGCTTCTCCCCTCCTCCGGCTGACCCGTCAGAGAAACGTGACGTCTCTGCTGACCGCGGGGCGTCACGGGGGCCACGAGACCCTGGATAAGGGGGCACGCATGCCCGCTTACAGGGAAAAGTTCCAATGCGCCGGTTTCCTGCCATTGTTCTCGTGGCCTGGAGCGCAGATAAGCCTCGTGCAGGTAGAAGTCGTTTccgctcgctcactcgctcagtcGCTCGCTCTCCGAGCCTCCCTTTTCTCTTTTCACTCCCCTCGTTAGTGCCCCACTCTCATGTCCTTTCTCTTTCTCCCTAATGATAATGGCGCTGGAATCCGGGCCCTCAGATAAAAGAGTCGCCATGGTAACAGAAAACATGACCCCATTCCGTTCGCTCCATCGCTGACTTTACAACACATCTAATGAGCCCAGAGCAAAGGGAAGGCGACCACTCACCTGTCAAGTGCTTGGTCGATGGATTGACAGCTGCTCGACAGTGAATTTCCAGCACTCCTGAAGGGATCCAACAACTGAAATGTGACAACAAAAAATTAGTGCGACTCATGATGGTCAAGCGCAAGACGTTTTTTTAACTCTAGGAGGAGGAGATGTCAAAAAGTGTcatcatttttgtttcaaaGTTGAAGGGGGCGTGGCTTCGGAAGCTTATGGCAGTGGCCACTAAAACAAAGCGTAGCTTAAACTGATGACATTTTTCAGTGAAGTTTATCGAGGGGTTAGCCAAAGTGAATTAGCAACAGTCACT
This Stigmatopora argus isolate UIUO_Sarg chromosome 17, RoL_Sarg_1.0, whole genome shotgun sequence DNA region includes the following protein-coding sequences:
- the LOC144092127 gene encoding uncharacterized protein LOC144092127, encoding MEEWKSVLKRSQSLRSVNTSYDKPAYKHTRTLSRTVSVSELVERYQSATKDTSTTSKENDVIKEKPSVHENTAGTPTVNGLKYNTTPQLEPPKAREDKSEPSWLTTSLVRSKSTGSLQLNVNVSIEALKARFELGNKAENTLRVETDAKAFKDVKPVTNGEIKMLAKEQKAPTAPENPAKIAAKKVNAPQKVEMQILTERRKTTGSVETTATSEANEKRRIVADFRENSFVEEKEKLCVSVKALSALFLSKVAAEEEKQRVLTPDRDNSSETGRQVKPMRMAEDDKLKREDHHRLRPEDSPETQSQQFQTFKENLHHQRQKCELRRLLKHTHPELMMSDDVVDEELAEVLSSESEVTADETRYEGEVRSRCLIFENSFQRDEVSACIPRMPLTEELIERGRVGKTSAVFEGPGQRFDLDQTTADSTNPSNECEEDEKRINVHETRRIFECVDTSQPSSEKSQVKVSTPSILTGLAQKQEREKRDQQNLQHKDKANNINWKEQLEQGSCNAGHSTEMRDTLLPSLQVQEEHQQSIKTSASLMQNNPFIAKNIEHSYAQMTTPQITPEADDTAKVKKRTHMFESMPFDKIKQQNKDQVETMVETLKESLTSLHQFNVIRADGAIIEVNETMRAKKAKYTLSESAATIKYDEVSEGNFQNFLLQLLPRANLRPQVTYLMEAYNGSINSTLVNVPVHQHQFTGTQDLECNTINVVQVVEDILNQDNSLRKGAIIQETDEKSADVVIYSLYKFSDEKDLRRYCPQDYLVKTDEKKSPSISADTPCQGSVNREETMKGNVKLFRSCIEKGDLEYLKTLQAKSMSEEQEGSLKQTMGQCTGIDPEQRRGLDDDGTPELATVDVKSLRNMFSEDQRQSQSNFTAGSSSNSLIGPNVTFENIQSSTKKDNDVSSEIHEDKLLQFSSQSQESINAPMLEKIGTLCGNKAQADLIKVVDDNEMSNPETATNSIQADTMEAQSLHQLSQEKHNSKSVESTEKPEISAPDTNSQLKQKEDNTPPQKSKKSEEHETQQEEEVVFEGKLKAALDSLERSNINVTRGDFKAAMIYRNASRPPKERPKTAGKEERDVESQRKLSSELQKPREQQMAVERSDRDQQQVDIKSLENVSQDILIIKKTCEEDHRDCNETSKTLGGTNDLSKMRPPMKPKRVKISQNDYKMSDISTQVGSEPQSPLVSSQLEQKDDKHGQGNKEEGKVELRAKRGRMETEDERRQRLSIHMDEIMRGNIGAAMEIFDNLRKQEELRVILSRVEEIEQDTSKVDVRSLRNAFEEVPDWVVSPNKKKPKQEKKTERKQETTPLSASVNKSSMAHIFGDLERASEEIITLKEQTLARLIDIEEAIKKALYSVSSLKSESDIAGLSSLFQESLGSVQGSSVPGNISKISIGSSKTKSLHVTEGATALSSGQNTNTAITPRPREGLPCSPAFISIESVAKKSDKPEPVPQEDTICPTYQHSPQKYCSTKTVECNSPALNRKKPNGSYPQREISVLEVQTDTDGSRISCAKTVKENYERLDAHGNRIYSSTTSTFVTTPPETTMTSTEMIVTRPFLHHVTTYPEMLLPVKPNP
- the map3k22 gene encoding mitogen-activated protein kinase kinase kinase 22, translated to MMTVNMDDGLQNGLRQPRNLQDDEEALNSIMKDLAALGSCYTQHNSHKPKSRSLLYKQDLRVKLEHEREKRIIPFQRPLKFKELLQKVTEAFGQQMDMFFMEKEILLPLKSQEELDQAVFSLSASTVTNGLLRILLKTPKNNHYLQVNSRDKQSEMRSSRSLGDLKGSMLKGSERVRKHSTGSLHTGRTSPPPGSVPEEQQQIARQGSYTSIHSEGEFIPEMQDPNLLDPFRSAGNSLSSSCQSIDQALDSPPFSQNNRDNNYLNLSYEYKGRHGKGGTFPRQFQLPNRSKDYGDRRRTLPRSFMPQENLFQLVPSSRTRSYNGDSGVGLQYAEMRTLGRNADKSCQRGTAKSPRAPVNWRQGKLLGRGAFGEVYLCYDADTGRELAAKQVPFDPDCQDTSKEVNALECEIQLLKNLRHERIVQYYGCLRDMEQRKLTIFVEFMPGGSIKDQLKAYGALTEKVTRRYSRQILQGVSYLHSNMIVHRDIKGANILRDSSGNVKLGDFGASKRIQTICMSGTGIKSVTGTPYWMSPEVINGEGYGRKADVWSVACTVVEMLTQKPPWAEYEAMAAIFKIATQPTKPALPEGVSDACRDFLRQVFVEEKWRPTADVLLGHPFVQSGFGPK